The following coding sequences are from one Humulus lupulus chromosome X, drHumLupu1.1, whole genome shotgun sequence window:
- the LOC133806657 gene encoding uncharacterized protein LOC133806657 has protein sequence MVRTRGAHSKKTPTDLSKPLSKTPVSTAVPSASALPKSVSTPSSSAGTRPKMKSHYQTTPVPTATPLVFPDVDAAVPVSSPPPKGVVTEKASVIPSSQSAPTKRTRASEKGSVEPSPPKKSSLPPKTNAKGFLKRKMPSDSTVSPLSSVKKRLKDNPPSPSTSEADEEEETVAEESTEDIPEKVASDKELSQEPDESATDSEPREEEDVASSDPDVDTVPSPVAAVPSPVVTKPSSKGKGKKPISRSGTPLTKSVVKFQPHSYSFCYNDNERDMMLYAHRKFLPERNFVLSDHRSFGVLILPQTREWVGSLVKLSGYVERVVKEFYANLTNDVLDPKSPHFEKVYVRGQWYSFAPKDIAIALQIPIATVEDQAAETLDRDEVLSELVGQRMQWSPNTVLLVTNLTNTYVVLHKFATTNWKPTSHTNTISFDMAAFLYKVGTGIEVDLAKLIFDQIVGFRRGNRKSLNLPFPHLIYKILSMQNDDIKLETEDLVLASTAVSFRSGGSSNESGEAPSAKKVKPQSLNFASEDLPPDSVPTVSPAVATELASLRSSMADLHTKFAIFLQSIHDQRLLVTRASNF, from the coding sequence ATGGTGAGGACCAGAGGAGCACACTCAAAGAAAACTCCAACCGATCTCTCAAAACCTCTGTCTAAAACACCTGTCAGCACAGCCGTGCCGTCTGCCTCTGCTCTTCCCAAGTCCGTCTCGACGCCTAGTTCATCTGCGGGGACAAGACCCAAAATGAAGTCGCATTACCAGACAACTCCGGTTCCCACGGCGACCCCTCTGGTGTTCCCCGATGTTGATGCTGCTGTCCCTGTGTCGTCACCACCACCTAAAGGGGTAGTGACCGAAAAGGCCTCTGTTATTCCTTCTTCTCAGAGCGCTCCAACCAAAAGGACTAGGGCATCCGAAAAAGGGTCTGTCGAACCCTCTCCACCAAAGAAGTCGTCTCTCCCACCGAAGACAAATGCCAAAGGTTTTTTGAAGAGGAAAATGCCCTCCGATTCTACTGTCTCTCCTCTATCCTCGGTCAAGAAACGTCTCAAGGACAACCCACCATCACCGTCCACTTCTGAGgcagatgaagaagaagaaacggTGGCTGAAGAATCCACAGAAGATATCCCAGAGAAAGTGGCCTCTGACAAAGAGCTGTCTCAGGAACCTGATGAATCAGCCACCGACTCTGAGCCAAGGGAAGAGGAAGATGTTGCGTCGTCTGATCCAGATGTGGACACGGTCCCAAGCCCTGTCGCCGCTGTTCCCAGTCCTGTGGTAACAAAACCCTCATCCAAGGGAAAAGGCAAGAAACCCATCTCTCGGTCTGGTACTCCTCTTACTAAGTCAGTGGTAAAATTTCAACCTCACTCTTATTCCTTCTGTTATAATGATAATGAACGAGATATGATGTTGTATGCCCATCGTAAGTTCCTTCCCGAGAGGAATTTTGTTCTTAGTGACCATAGGTCCTTCGGAGTTCTCATCTTGCCTCAAACCCGTGAATGGGTTGGGTCCTTGGTGAAGCTTTCTGGCTATGTGGAGCGTGTTGTGAAGGAGTTTTATGCCAATCTTACCAATGATGTGCTTGATCCAAAGTCCCCTCACTTCGAAAAGGTTTATGTCCGCGGACAATGGTACTCCTTCGCTCCTAAAGATATTGCAATCGCACTCCAAATTCCGATTGCAACTGTTGAAGACCAAGCTGCTGAAACTCTTGATCGCGATGAAGTATTGTCCGAGCTCGTGGGACAAAGAATGCAGTGGTCTCCCAACACTGTTCTGCTGGTCACCAACCTGACAAATACGTATGTTGTGCTCCACAAGTTCGCCACTACCAACTGGAAGCCTACATCTCACACTAACACAATTTCTTTTGACATGGCCGCATTCCTCTATAAAGTTGGCACAGGCATAGAAGTTGATCTGGCGAAACTCATTTTTGATCAAATTGTTGGTTTCCGCAGGGGTAATCGTAAGTCTCTTAATTTGCCATTTCCCCATCTCATTTATAAAATTCTTAGCATGCAGAATGATGACATCAAACTGGAGACCGAAGACTTGGTCCTAGCTTCTACTGCCGTTTCATTTCGTTCAGGTGGTTCTTCAAATGAGTCTGGCGAAGCACCAAGCGCCAAGAAAGTGAAGCCTCAGTCACTCAATTTCGCATCAGAGGACCTGCCCCCTGATTCTGTCCCAACAGTTTCACCTGCTGTGGCTACTGAATTGGCGTCCCTTCGTTCTAGTATGGCTGATCTTCACACAAAGTTTGCCATCTTCCTGCAGTCCATTCATGACCAACGGCTGCTTGTCACCCGTGCTTCCAATTTCTGA